One stretch of Microbacterium terrae DNA includes these proteins:
- a CDS encoding beta-galactosidase translates to MTTHRPFPADGILYGAAYYAEYHRTDRIDEDLDLMKAANFTVIRVGESVWSTWEPEDGRFELDWLQPVLDGAHARGISVILGTPTYAVPPWLQQAHPEIAAQKADGRPHAWGGRQEVDYSHPAFLFHAERVIRAVIERYAGHPAVIGYQVDNEPGLHLFHNHGAFTRFVRRLKQQYGDVETLNREWGLTYWSHRISDWSELWRPEGNSLPQYDLAWRRYQADLTSEFIAWQAGIVREYARPEQFVTTCIAYPRQAIDDFDVSRALDVSAGNPYYSMQDALDATRVVAAENEWTTSGVAGLHRQADRLYSSRQDRFLVTETNAQAIGVSSSNRPPWPGQLRQAAFALVSRGAAMVEYWHWHTLPYGTETYWGGVLPHSLKPGRVYREIAEIGAAFAELGSSLDGFEPDADVALLWSNASRWAFQFFPPLASGGHGDPESYERIFDAFHRGVIESGAQARVLHAEQAVALGAEELAAQFPVLAVPGFYVAADDELELLRDYAAAGGHLVVGIRTGYGDDEARARVDVAPAVLSTAAGVSYDEFSNIDEAIAVTGSGSFAPAHGAAATAWIDGLVTTSDDVEVLARYEHPRFAEFPAITTAVHGAGRVTTVGTVPDPALAASLIAWAVPAPVADGLAPTRPLPVTVSSGVVADGRRAWFLFNWSWDEVVLDLADGSSLTLEPWDAQVVFTAA, encoded by the coding sequence ATGACGACCCACCGCCCCTTCCCCGCCGACGGCATCCTGTACGGCGCCGCCTACTACGCGGAGTACCACCGCACCGATCGCATCGACGAAGACCTCGACCTGATGAAGGCGGCGAACTTCACGGTCATCCGGGTGGGTGAATCGGTGTGGTCGACGTGGGAGCCGGAAGACGGTCGGTTCGAGCTCGACTGGCTGCAGCCGGTGCTCGACGGCGCGCACGCTCGCGGGATCAGCGTGATCCTCGGCACGCCGACGTACGCCGTGCCGCCGTGGCTGCAGCAGGCTCACCCCGAGATCGCCGCGCAGAAGGCCGACGGTCGGCCGCACGCGTGGGGCGGACGGCAGGAGGTCGACTACTCGCACCCCGCGTTCCTGTTCCACGCCGAGCGCGTCATCCGCGCGGTGATCGAGCGGTATGCGGGGCACCCGGCAGTGATCGGCTACCAGGTCGACAACGAGCCGGGACTGCACCTGTTCCACAACCACGGGGCGTTCACACGGTTCGTGCGGCGCCTCAAGCAGCAGTACGGCGACGTCGAGACGCTCAACCGCGAGTGGGGGCTCACCTACTGGTCGCACCGCATCTCCGACTGGTCGGAGCTGTGGCGGCCCGAGGGCAACAGCCTGCCGCAGTACGACCTCGCGTGGCGCCGCTACCAGGCGGATCTGACGAGCGAGTTCATCGCCTGGCAGGCCGGGATCGTGCGCGAGTACGCACGACCGGAGCAGTTCGTGACGACCTGCATCGCCTATCCGCGCCAGGCGATCGACGACTTCGACGTCAGCAGGGCGCTCGACGTCAGCGCCGGCAACCCGTACTACTCGATGCAGGACGCCCTCGACGCGACGCGGGTTGTCGCGGCCGAGAACGAGTGGACCACGAGCGGCGTCGCGGGGCTCCACCGCCAGGCGGACCGGCTCTACTCGTCGCGCCAGGACCGGTTCCTCGTCACCGAGACCAACGCGCAGGCGATCGGCGTGAGTTCGAGCAACCGGCCGCCGTGGCCCGGGCAGCTGCGCCAGGCGGCGTTCGCCCTGGTCAGCCGCGGTGCGGCGATGGTCGAGTACTGGCACTGGCACACGCTGCCCTACGGCACCGAGACGTACTGGGGCGGCGTGCTCCCGCACTCGCTGAAGCCGGGGCGCGTGTACCGCGAGATCGCCGAGATCGGCGCCGCCTTCGCGGAGCTCGGGTCGTCGCTCGACGGCTTCGAGCCCGACGCCGACGTCGCCCTGCTGTGGTCGAACGCGTCGCGATGGGCGTTCCAGTTCTTCCCGCCTCTCGCCTCGGGCGGTCATGGCGACCCCGAGTCGTACGAGCGCATCTTCGACGCCTTCCACCGCGGTGTCATCGAATCCGGTGCGCAGGCGCGGGTGCTGCACGCCGAGCAGGCCGTCGCGCTCGGTGCGGAAGAGCTCGCCGCACAGTTCCCCGTGCTGGCGGTGCCCGGCTTCTACGTGGCCGCCGATGACGAGCTCGAGCTCCTGCGCGATTACGCCGCAGCGGGCGGTCACCTCGTGGTCGGCATCCGCACCGGCTACGGCGACGACGAGGCGCGGGCGCGCGTCGACGTCGCGCCCGCGGTGCTGAGCACGGCGGCGGGGGTCTCGTACGACGAGTTCTCCAACATCGACGAGGCGATCGCGGTGACCGGCTCCGGGTCGTTCGCACCCGCCCACGGCGCTGCCGCGACCGCGTGGATCGACGGACTCGTCACCACATCGGACGACGTCGAGGTGCTCGCGCGGTACGAGCATCCGCGATTCGCGGAGTTCCCCGCGATCACGACCGCCGTCCACGGCGCCGGTCGTGTCACGACGGTCGGCACCGTGCCTGATCCTGCGCTCGCGGCATCGCTCATCGCGTGGGCGGTGCCCGCACCCGTGGCCGACGGCCTCGCCCCGACGCGGCCGCTTCCGGTGACGGTGTCTTCTGGAGTCGTCGCCGACGGCCGCCGTGCATGGTTCCTGTTCAACTGGAGCTGGGACGAGGTCGTGCTGGACCTCGCCGACGGCTCGAGCCTCACCCTTGAGCCCTGGGACGCGCAGGTCGTCTTCACCGCGGCGTGA
- a CDS encoding glycoside hydrolase family 43 protein, giving the protein MHTDDQTSDRPEAPAPQGAPRTLDAIPVHDPFILARRDDETYYLYTAFDGDRGPVPGHGVLAYTSTDLRDWSGPTVVFEVPEGTWADAAQSPWAPEVHEHGGRFYLFTTLHNGATALPWPADGGQQFLLGSGGVVDEGRRPSARGSVTAVADSPLGPFTLLDAQKPVPPADFMTLDGTLFVDDDDKPWMVYAHEWVQLLDGTFEAVPLSDDLSRAIGDPVHLFRASEGSWLSTQVPGLQTLAPYVSDGCQLRRLASGALTMLWASYRHGPGGSEYVETSATSASGSLFGPWVQNGILVDGNAGHGMVFDGFDGRSYLVLHRGMNTPRVRAEIFEVEDAGDRLQVVADRRDLYTPGS; this is encoded by the coding sequence ATGCACACCGACGACCAGACGTCAGATCGACCGGAAGCACCGGCGCCGCAGGGCGCCCCACGCACGCTCGACGCGATCCCGGTGCACGATCCGTTCATCCTGGCCCGCCGCGACGACGAGACGTACTACCTCTACACCGCGTTCGACGGCGATCGCGGGCCGGTGCCCGGGCACGGCGTGCTGGCGTACACGAGCACGGATCTGCGCGACTGGTCGGGGCCGACCGTCGTGTTCGAGGTTCCCGAGGGCACGTGGGCGGATGCCGCGCAGTCGCCGTGGGCGCCCGAGGTGCATGAGCACGGCGGTCGCTTCTACCTCTTCACGACCCTGCACAACGGTGCGACCGCGCTGCCGTGGCCGGCCGATGGCGGGCAGCAGTTCCTGCTCGGCAGCGGCGGCGTCGTCGACGAGGGCCGGCGCCCGAGCGCCCGAGGCTCGGTCACCGCCGTGGCCGACTCGCCGCTCGGCCCGTTCACTCTCCTCGACGCCCAGAAGCCGGTACCGCCCGCGGACTTCATGACCCTCGACGGCACGCTCTTCGTCGATGACGACGACAAGCCGTGGATGGTCTACGCCCATGAGTGGGTGCAGCTGCTCGACGGCACGTTCGAGGCGGTGCCGCTCAGCGACGACCTGAGCCGCGCGATCGGCGACCCGGTGCACCTGTTCCGGGCATCCGAGGGGTCGTGGCTGAGCACCCAGGTGCCGGGTCTGCAGACCCTCGCGCCGTACGTGAGCGACGGCTGCCAGCTGCGGCGGCTGGCGAGCGGCGCGCTCACGATGCTGTGGGCGTCGTATCGGCACGGCCCGGGTGGAAGCGAGTACGTCGAGACGTCCGCCACCTCCGCGAGCGGCAGCCTCTTCGGGCCATGGGTGCAGAACGGGATCCTCGTCGACGGGAACGCCGGCCACGGCATGGTCTTCGACGGCTTCGACGGACGCTCGTACCTGGTGCTGCACCGCGGCATGAACACGCCGCGGGTGCGTGCCGAGATCTTCGAGGTGGAGGATGCGGGCGACCGGCTGCAGGTCGTCGCCGACCGCCGCGACCTGTATACGCCGGGGAGCTGA
- a CDS encoding dihydrofolate reductase family protein produces MTATYTFDVFCTLDGFGSYGPDGDWGGFWGKDGPEFLAHRLAQYSEVQRLVIGANTFREFVTFLGRTGEETEFADPINTRMKNMPTTVVSNTLEAPLDWPDTTLATGDAVDVVADLKAESPVPLRSHGSLSMNRALMAAGLVDLVQVTVFPVISGRTGTDAVFAGAADFDLELVSSRTFDDSILELVYRPSLHG; encoded by the coding sequence ATGACCGCGACCTACACGTTCGATGTGTTCTGCACGCTCGACGGCTTCGGCTCGTACGGCCCCGACGGCGACTGGGGCGGGTTCTGGGGCAAGGACGGTCCCGAGTTCCTCGCGCACCGCCTCGCCCAGTACTCCGAGGTCCAGCGCCTCGTGATCGGCGCGAACACGTTCCGCGAGTTCGTGACGTTCCTCGGGCGCACGGGAGAGGAGACGGAGTTCGCCGATCCGATCAACACCCGCATGAAGAACATGCCCACCACCGTCGTCTCGAACACGCTCGAAGCGCCGCTCGACTGGCCCGACACGACCCTTGCCACCGGAGACGCCGTCGACGTCGTCGCCGACCTCAAGGCGGAGTCGCCGGTGCCCCTGCGCTCGCACGGCAGCCTGTCGATGAACCGCGCGCTGATGGCCGCCGGCCTCGTCGACCTCGTGCAGGTCACCGTCTTCCCGGTGATCTCGGGGAGGACGGGGACGGATGCCGTGTTCGCCGGCGCGGCCGATTTCGACCTCGAGCTCGTCTCGAGCAGGACCTTCGACGACAGCATCCTCGAGCTCGTGTACCGGCCCTCGCTCCACGGCTGA
- a CDS encoding adenosine deaminase — MTSLLPLLETLPKAELHLHIEGTLEPELAFALAARNGVALPFTSVDELRAAYDFDDLQSFLDLYYACMTVLRTEQDFADLGRAYLERANADGVRHAELFFDPQVHAANGVPLSTVMDGLLRALADAEAAWGMSGGLILCFVRDQPVASALATLEEAAPRAGDLLGVGLDSAEVCYPPSLFAEVFERARALGLHRVAHAGEEGPPAYVREAVDLLGVERIDHGIRAAEDAALIDLLVERRIPLTVCPHSNVRLKAVAGMHAHPLRTLFDRGVLVTVNSDDPAYFGGYVASNYEAVHAAGFTLDELVRMAANSIDASFASDPRKAELHAMLETWTAEHVD, encoded by the coding sequence ATGACCTCTCTGCTCCCCCTGCTTGAGACGCTTCCCAAGGCCGAGCTGCACCTGCACATCGAGGGCACGCTCGAGCCCGAGCTCGCGTTCGCCCTCGCGGCGCGCAACGGCGTGGCGCTCCCCTTCACGAGCGTCGACGAGCTGCGCGCGGCGTACGACTTCGACGACCTGCAGTCGTTCCTCGACCTCTACTACGCGTGCATGACTGTGCTGCGCACCGAGCAGGACTTCGCCGACCTCGGCCGCGCCTACCTCGAGCGTGCGAACGCCGACGGCGTGCGCCATGCCGAGCTGTTCTTCGACCCCCAGGTGCACGCGGCCAATGGGGTGCCGTTGTCGACCGTGATGGACGGCCTGCTGCGCGCCCTCGCCGACGCGGAGGCGGCCTGGGGCATGTCGGGCGGGCTCATCCTGTGCTTCGTGCGCGACCAGCCGGTCGCCTCGGCTCTCGCGACGCTCGAGGAGGCCGCGCCGCGGGCGGGCGACCTGCTCGGCGTCGGGCTCGACTCGGCCGAGGTCTGCTATCCGCCGTCGCTGTTCGCCGAGGTCTTCGAGCGCGCCCGGGCCCTCGGTCTGCACCGCGTCGCCCACGCCGGTGAGGAGGGCCCGCCCGCATACGTGCGCGAGGCCGTCGATCTGCTGGGCGTGGAGCGCATCGACCACGGGATCCGTGCCGCAGAGGATGCCGCGCTCATCGATCTGCTCGTGGAGCGCCGCATCCCGCTCACGGTCTGCCCGCACTCGAACGTGCGCCTGAAGGCCGTCGCCGGCATGCACGCGCATCCGCTGCGCACCCTGTTCGATCGCGGCGTGCTCGTCACCGTCAACTCCGACGACCCGGCGTACTTCGGCGGCTACGTCGCCTCGAACTACGAGGCCGTCCACGCGGCGGGGTTCACGCTCGACGAGCTCGTCCGCATGGCCGCGAACTCCATCGACGCCTCGTTCGCGAGCGACCCCCGCAAGGCGGAACTGCACGCGATGCTCGAGACCTGGACTGCCGAGCACGTGGATTGA
- a CDS encoding YceI family protein, with amino-acid sequence MTTAAIDVPGYKAGTWVLDPAHSEVTFSVRHMMISKVRGKFGVKSATIVAPENPLEARVEASVDVTSVDTNDEGRDNHLRSADFFDVENHPTMEFRSTGARIEDGDFLVDGDLTIRGITKPVSFELDFGGFGTDPWGNYKAGATAKTVVNREDFGLTWNAALETGGVLVGKDITITLDLQGALQA; translated from the coding sequence ATGACCACCGCAGCCATCGACGTCCCCGGTTACAAGGCCGGCACCTGGGTCCTCGACCCCGCACACAGCGAGGTGACCTTCAGCGTCCGCCACATGATGATCTCGAAGGTGCGCGGAAAGTTCGGCGTGAAGAGCGCCACCATCGTCGCCCCCGAGAACCCGCTCGAGGCCCGCGTCGAGGCATCCGTCGACGTGACCTCGGTCGACACCAACGACGAGGGTCGCGACAACCACCTGCGCTCGGCCGACTTCTTCGACGTCGAGAACCACCCCACCATGGAGTTCCGCTCGACCGGCGCGCGCATCGAAGACGGCGACTTCCTCGTCGACGGCGACCTGACGATCCGCGGCATCACCAAGCCCGTCAGCTTCGAGCTCGACTTCGGCGGCTTCGGCACCGACCCGTGGGGCAACTACAAGGCGGGCGCGACGGCGAAGACCGTCGTGAACCGCGAGGACTTCGGCCTCACGTGGAACGCCGCGCTCGAGACCGGCGGCGTGCTCGTCGGCAAGGACATCACGATCACGCTCGACCTGCAGGGCGCCCTGCAGGCCTGA
- a CDS encoding TetR/AcrR family transcriptional regulator, with translation MAGGPSAPELSGTQTAILAAYAELIEEVGTDDVSFRVIALRAGVGERTVFRYYPTRVDLLLATSAWIERTIFPREASESIFDVPIAIREAMEAYDRRPELAFVVAETSMRGVNGAEPAPDREHFDEMLRAEVPSLGDDERRTIVAALSHLDSSATWVTMRRELAMSGRDIADAATWAAESILDPIRGLASGQGDR, from the coding sequence GTGGCCGGCGGGCCCTCGGCGCCGGAGCTCTCGGGAACGCAGACGGCGATCCTCGCCGCGTACGCCGAGCTGATCGAAGAAGTCGGCACCGACGACGTGTCGTTCCGGGTGATCGCCCTGCGCGCCGGGGTGGGCGAGCGGACGGTCTTCCGCTACTACCCGACACGCGTCGACCTGCTCCTGGCGACATCCGCATGGATCGAACGGACGATCTTCCCGCGCGAGGCATCCGAGAGCATCTTCGACGTGCCGATCGCGATCCGCGAGGCGATGGAGGCGTACGACCGCCGGCCCGAGCTGGCCTTCGTGGTGGCCGAGACCTCGATGCGCGGTGTGAACGGCGCCGAGCCCGCGCCCGATCGCGAGCATTTCGACGAGATGCTGCGCGCCGAGGTCCCCTCGCTGGGCGACGATGAGCGCAGGACGATCGTGGCGGCGCTTTCGCATCTCGACTCGTCGGCGACCTGGGTGACCATGCGGCGCGAGCTGGCGATGAGCGGACGCGACATCGCCGACGCGGCGACCTGGGCGGCCGAGTCGATCCTCGACCCGATCCGCGGTCTCGCGAGCGGCCAGGGCGACCGGTAG
- a CDS encoding alpha-N-arabinofuranosidase, translating to MIDLSASASTHRIDRRVYGQFAEHLGRCIYEGVWVGADSGIPNKNGIRTDVVDALRHIKVPLVRWPGGCFADEYHWLKGVGDERQPMVNTHWGGVVESNEFGTHEYFELLDQLDAEAYINGNVGSGTVAEMQDWVEYMTLDHTAPMAELRKRHGREQPFKLEFFGVGNESWGCGGNMLPLHYANQYRQFQTYVRNYGDNRISKIACGANSDDYEWTEVLMARAAGHMDGLSLHYYTLPTGDWDAKGSATDFDEHGWYETIRQTRRMDELLTRHSAIMDTYDPAKRVSLIVDEWGTWYDVEQGTNPGFLYQQSTMRDALVAALNLNIFHRHGARVRMANIAQMVNVLQAMLLTDGSRMVKTPTYHVFDLYSDHQDADFVGLPGGGAGAFDSHGDVTVSRKDGALTISTANWHLERGIDAAFDLPANVTEVLRAEVLTSAAPTVHNTFDAPDAVRPVELPVRIDGRTLRFELPPRSVATVRVGQR from the coding sequence ATGATCGACCTCTCCGCCAGCGCATCCACGCACCGCATCGACCGCCGCGTGTACGGGCAGTTCGCCGAGCACCTCGGCCGCTGCATCTACGAGGGTGTGTGGGTGGGCGCCGACTCCGGCATCCCGAACAAGAACGGCATCCGCACCGATGTCGTCGACGCGCTGCGCCACATCAAGGTGCCGCTGGTGCGGTGGCCCGGTGGATGCTTCGCCGACGAGTACCACTGGCTGAAGGGCGTGGGCGACGAGCGCCAGCCCATGGTCAACACGCACTGGGGCGGCGTTGTGGAGTCGAACGAGTTCGGCACGCACGAGTACTTCGAGCTGCTCGATCAGCTCGACGCCGAGGCGTACATCAACGGCAACGTGGGCAGCGGCACCGTCGCCGAGATGCAGGACTGGGTCGAGTACATGACCCTCGACCACACCGCGCCGATGGCCGAGCTGCGCAAGCGTCATGGGCGCGAGCAGCCGTTCAAGCTCGAGTTCTTCGGCGTCGGCAACGAGAGCTGGGGATGCGGCGGCAACATGCTGCCGCTGCACTACGCCAACCAGTACCGCCAGTTCCAGACGTACGTGCGCAATTACGGCGACAACCGCATCAGCAAGATCGCGTGCGGGGCGAACTCCGACGACTACGAGTGGACCGAGGTGCTGATGGCGCGGGCGGCCGGCCACATGGACGGCCTCAGCCTGCACTACTACACGCTGCCCACGGGTGACTGGGACGCGAAGGGCTCGGCGACCGACTTCGACGAGCACGGCTGGTACGAGACCATCCGCCAGACGCGCCGCATGGACGAGCTGCTCACGCGTCACAGCGCGATCATGGACACCTACGACCCCGCCAAGCGCGTCTCGCTGATCGTCGACGAGTGGGGCACCTGGTACGACGTCGAGCAGGGGACCAACCCGGGCTTCCTCTACCAGCAGAGCACCATGCGCGACGCTCTGGTCGCCGCGCTCAACCTCAACATCTTCCACCGACACGGTGCGCGGGTGCGGATGGCGAACATCGCGCAGATGGTGAACGTGCTGCAGGCGATGCTGCTGACCGACGGTTCGCGCATGGTGAAGACGCCGACCTATCACGTCTTCGACCTGTACAGCGATCACCAGGATGCCGACTTCGTGGGCCTCCCCGGCGGCGGGGCCGGCGCGTTCGACTCGCACGGCGACGTCACCGTCTCGCGCAAGGACGGCGCGCTCACGATCAGCACGGCGAACTGGCACCTCGAGCGCGGCATCGACGCGGCGTTCGACCTTCCGGCGAACGTGACCGAGGTGCTCCGCGCCGAGGTGCTCACGAGCGCTGCGCCGACGGTGCACAACACCTTCGACGCCCCCGACGCTGTGCGGCCGGTCGAGCTTCCGGTCCGCATCGACGGTCGGACTCTGCGGTTCGAGCTGCCGCCCCGGTCGGTGGCCACGGTGCGCGTCGGCCAGCGCTGA
- a CDS encoding LacI family DNA-binding transcriptional regulator, with protein MATTTMQDVARHAGVSVMTVSNVVNDHPHVRAATRQKVLDAIAELGYHVNTTARNLRQGRTGVIGLAVPEIDRPYYGLLASLLIERAAARGYELVIEQTSAERDRELTSVTRSRLRSYDGLILSAVRLHDHDATLLRGEFPLVVLGERSFSEPLDQVVMDNERGGRLATAHLIAQGSRRIGVIGGRLGLAQEIDVSTTRTRGYVAALADAGIALDEDLVRFTELSYEGGREAAARLLTDVEGLDGLFCVTDVAAVGAMRAVRDAGRTVPGDVRVVGFDDVALASHLTPSLTSIAPDHAAMADATIDLLLGRIDGSRGQGDYRTFVGPVELIARESSAS; from the coding sequence GTGGCGACGACGACGATGCAGGACGTGGCGCGTCACGCGGGCGTCTCGGTGATGACCGTCTCGAACGTCGTCAACGACCACCCGCACGTGCGCGCCGCGACACGGCAGAAGGTGCTCGACGCGATCGCCGAGCTCGGGTACCACGTCAACACCACCGCGCGGAACCTGCGGCAGGGACGCACGGGCGTCATCGGCCTCGCCGTGCCGGAGATCGACCGGCCGTACTACGGGCTCCTGGCATCGCTGCTCATCGAGCGCGCGGCGGCGCGCGGGTACGAACTCGTCATCGAGCAGACGTCCGCCGAGCGCGATCGCGAGCTGACCTCGGTCACCCGATCACGGCTGCGCAGCTACGACGGTCTGATCCTCAGTGCCGTCCGGCTCCACGATCACGACGCGACGCTGCTGCGCGGCGAGTTCCCCCTCGTCGTGCTGGGGGAGCGCTCGTTCAGCGAACCCCTCGATCAGGTGGTCATGGACAACGAGCGCGGGGGGCGCCTCGCGACGGCGCACCTCATCGCGCAGGGGAGCCGCCGCATCGGCGTCATCGGCGGTCGCCTCGGCCTCGCCCAGGAGATCGACGTGTCGACCACCCGCACGCGGGGGTACGTCGCAGCGCTCGCCGACGCCGGCATCGCGCTCGACGAGGATCTCGTGCGGTTCACCGAGCTTTCCTACGAAGGCGGCCGCGAAGCGGCGGCCCGGCTCCTCACCGATGTCGAGGGCCTCGACGGGCTGTTCTGCGTGACGGATGTCGCGGCCGTGGGCGCGATGCGCGCCGTCCGCGATGCCGGTCGCACCGTGCCGGGCGATGTGCGCGTGGTGGGGTTCGACGATGTGGCGCTCGCGTCGCACCTGACGCCCTCGCTCACCTCGATCGCGCCCGACCATGCCGCGATGGCGGATGCGACCATCGATCTGCTCCTCGGGCGGATCGACGGATCGCGGGGCCAGGGCGACTATCGCACGTTCGTCGGACCGGTCGAGCTCATCGCCCGCGAGTCGAGCGCGTCGTAG
- a CDS encoding TetR/AcrR family transcriptional regulator, whose protein sequence is MPKISDAKRESRRLEIADAAVRCFLRTGYQRTSMADIIAESGLSAGAIYGYFPGKQELLRFVAERILDDRRAELAAAGAAHPLPPSQIVRLLAEGARANAPVEVLIQVWGEATVDPDLRGMVQMVLARIREGVVAALTQWAEHARADQSPPPAEWARRVAPVIMSMLPGFILQSTLIDDFDEAAYLDSLALALP, encoded by the coding sequence ATGCCCAAGATCAGCGACGCGAAGCGCGAGTCGCGCCGGCTCGAGATAGCGGATGCCGCGGTGCGGTGCTTCCTGCGCACGGGCTATCAGCGCACGTCGATGGCCGACATCATCGCCGAGTCGGGCCTGTCTGCAGGCGCCATCTACGGCTACTTCCCCGGCAAGCAGGAACTGCTGAGATTCGTCGCCGAGCGCATCCTCGACGACCGCCGCGCCGAACTCGCCGCCGCCGGAGCCGCGCATCCCCTCCCCCCGTCGCAGATCGTCCGCCTCCTCGCCGAGGGCGCGCGCGCGAACGCGCCGGTCGAGGTGCTCATCCAGGTCTGGGGTGAGGCGACCGTCGACCCCGACCTGCGCGGCATGGTGCAGATGGTGCTCGCGCGGATCCGCGAGGGCGTCGTCGCCGCACTCACCCAGTGGGCCGAGCACGCCCGCGCCGACCAGTCCCCGCCGCCGGCGGAGTGGGCCAGGCGCGTGGCGCCGGTCATCATGAGCATGCTGCCGGGGTTCATCCTGCAGTCGACGCTCATCGACGACTTCGACGAGGCGGCCTACCTCGACAGCCTCGCGCTGGCGCTGCCGTGA